A single genomic interval of Antechinus flavipes isolate AdamAnt ecotype Samford, QLD, Australia chromosome 1, AdamAnt_v2, whole genome shotgun sequence harbors:
- the LOC127543474 gene encoding LOW QUALITY PROTEIN: olfactory receptor 1361-like (The sequence of the model RefSeq protein was modified relative to this genomic sequence to represent the inferred CDS: inserted 2 bases in 1 codon; deleted 1 base in 1 codon), which yields MTGKDNNKISELSLLGLSDKPEQQRLLFFLFLLMYLITGPGNLLIMLALSSNSHLHTPMYFFLSKLSLVDICFTSTTIPKMLNNHISKNRTIPYSGCLAQVFFFIWFGGIDIILLTAMAYDDYVAICTLLHYSTIXCALPVLVSWSWACDNSLTHTNLLTRLSFYCHSKISHFFCVLSPLLKVACSDTFINDLMVYTVGTPTVFLPFIGIFISYGHMFMAIMKISSVSGKQKVFSTYESHFTMVCLFYGTIIGVYFSPTSTHTASKDTSATVMYTVVTPMLNPFIYNLRNKDMKGALRVLITRKPGFTL from the exons ATAAAATCTCAGAGCTCAGCCTTTTGGGTCTTTCAGACAAGCCAGAGCAGCAGAGGCTCCTGTTCTTCCTGTTCCTCCTTATGTATCTGATCACAGGGCCAGGGAATCTGCTCATCATGCTGGCTCTTAGCTCCAACTCACACCTTCACACCCCCATGTACTTCTTCCTCAGTAAGTTGTCCCTGGTCGACATCTGCTTCACCTCCACCACCATTCCCAAGATGCTGAATAACCACATATCCAAAAACAGAACAATCCCTTATTCTGGGTGCCTGGCACAAGTATTCTTCTTCATTTGGTTC GGAGGGATTGATATCATCCTCCTCACTGCCATGGCTTATGACGACTATGTGGCTATTTGTACACTCCTACACTATAGCACAAT ATGTGCCCTTCCAGTACTGGTGTCTTGGTCTTGGGCCTGTGATAATTCCCTGACACACACCAACTTGCTGACCCGACTCTCCTTCTATTGCCACAgtaaaatttctcatttcttctgtgTCCTCAGTCCCCTTTTGAAGGTGGCCTGCTCAGACACTTTCATCAATGACTTGATGGTCTATACAGTGGGAACACCAACAGTATTTCTACCCTTCATTGGAATATTCATCTCCTATGGACATATGTTCATGGCCATAATGAAGATCTCCTCTGTGAGTGGGAAACAGAAAGTTTTCTCTACCTATGAATCCCACTTCACTATGGTCTGTCTCTTCTATGGGACAATCATTGGGGTGTATTTCAGCCCCACATCTACCCACACAGCCTCAAAAGATACATCAGCAACAGTAATGTACACTGTAGTCACCCCCATGCTGAATCCTTTCATCTACAATCTAAGGAACAAGGACATGAAAGGAGCCTTGAGGGTGCTCATCACTAGAAAACCAGGATTCACTCTATGA
- the LOC127548336 gene encoding olfactory receptor 1361-like, with the protein MEVGNQSGVSEFILLGLSNEPEQQRLLFFLFLLMYLITGLGNLLIMLATSTDSRLHTPMYFFLSNLSLVDICFTSTTIPKMLNNHITKNRTIPYSGCLAQVFFVIWFGGIDSVLLTAMAYDRYVAICAPLHYGTIMTPKVCAFLVLLSWSWAFINALTHTVLLTRLSFCGHNEIPHFFCDLSSILKLACSDTFINDWIVNTVGALTVFLPFIGILISYTHIFMTVLKISSVSGKQKVFSTCGSHLTVVCLFYGTIIGVYFSPTSTHITHQDTAAAVMSTVVAPMLNPFIYSLRNKDMKGALRMLITRKPGLTP; encoded by the coding sequence ATGGAAGTAGGAAATCAGTCTGGAGTCTCAGAGTTCATCCTCCTAGGCCTTTCAAATGAGCCAGAGCAACAGAGGCTCCTGTTCTTCCTGTTCCTCCTTATGTACCTAATCACAGGGCTGGGGAACCTGCTCATCATGCTGGCTACTAGCACTGACTCCCGCCTCCACACCCCCATGTACTTCTTCCTCAGTAACTTGTCCCTGGTTGATATCTGTTTCACCTCCACCACCATTCCCAAGATGCTGAATAATCACATAACCAAAAACAGAACAATCCCTTATTCTGGGTGCCTGGCACAAGTATTCTTTGTCATTTGGTTTGGGGGGATCGATAGTGTCCTCCTCACTGCCATGGCTTATGACCGCTATGTGGCTATTTGTGCCCCACTACACTATGGCACAATCATGACTCCAAAGGTTTGTGCCTTTCTGGTACTGTTGTCTTGGTCTTGGGCATTTATTAATGCCTTGACACACACTGTCTTGCTGACCCGACTCTCCTTCTGTGGCCACAATGAAATCCCTCATTTTTTCTGTGACCTCAGTTCCATCCTAAAGTTAGCCTGCTCAGACACCTTCATCAATGACTGGATAGTCAACACAGTGGGAGCACTAACAGTATTTCTACCCTTTATTGGAATACTCATTTCCTATACACACATTTTCATGACTGTACTAAAGATTTCATCTGTGAGTGGGAAGCAGAAAGTGTTCTCCACCTGTGGATCCCACCTCACTGTGGTCTGTCTCTTTTATGGGACAATCATTGGGGTGTACTTCAGCCCCACATCCACTCATATAACCCACCAAGATACAGCAGCGGCTGTGATGTCCACAGTGGTCGCCCCCATGCTAAACCCTTTCATCTACAGCCTAAGGAACAAAGACATGAAAGGAGCCTTGAGGATGCTCATCACTAGGAAACCAGGATTAACTCCATGA